In Paenibacillus phoenicis, one genomic interval encodes:
- a CDS encoding stalk domain-containing protein, translated as MNNNMKKSILAFAVVGMTLSGAAGVYAGTKLQKINAYLNNQISIQVDGKTYAPVDGQGRHLAPITYNGMTYLPVRALADVLKVPVNYDANKQLVQIGSETSETPGSETGLTPVKYTNAQLEKIKKAFAKFESFETPYAPQQMAQGDAFKMVGDSDDGVNLIFNHMTITISPRDYAYGYEGETVTLSNGTKAKWYTPSDTPMLSFQLDDRFVTLRSPDGKLSSSQLEEVAVTVAKLK; from the coding sequence ATGAACAACAACATGAAAAAATCAATTCTGGCTTTCGCCGTAGTAGGTATGACCTTATCCGGAGCTGCCGGAGTTTATGCCGGTACGAAATTGCAGAAAATCAACGCCTATCTGAACAACCAAATCAGCATCCAGGTCGATGGCAAAACCTATGCTCCAGTTGACGGGCAAGGCCGTCATTTAGCGCCGATTACCTATAACGGTATGACGTATTTGCCCGTTCGGGCGTTGGCAGACGTGCTGAAGGTCCCGGTAAATTATGATGCGAACAAACAACTGGTGCAGATCGGCAGCGAAACTTCGGAAACCCCAGGATCTGAGACCGGTTTAACTCCAGTGAAGTATACGAATGCCCAATTGGAAAAAATCAAAAAGGCGTTCGCCAAATTCGAATCCTTTGAAACGCCTTACGCGCCCCAGCAAATGGCCCAAGGAGATGCCTTCAAGATGGTGGGCGATTCGGATGACGGCGTGAATCTGATCTTTAATCATATGACGATTACAATTTCCCCGCGGGATTACGCCTATGGATATGAAGGGGAAACGGTCACCTTGTCCAACGGCACGAAAGCCAAATGGTACACACCATCCGACACGCCGATGCTGTCCTTCCAACTGGACGACCGGTTCGTTACATTGAGATCACCGGACGGGAAGTTAAGTTCGTCGCAACTGGAGGAGGTCGCCGTTACCGTTGCGAAGTTGAAATAA
- a CDS encoding DinB family protein, with amino-acid sequence MSKRIEQLELLLEKLSTTVNSIDEAPFQKKPLPEKWSKLEILGHLCDSAANNHVRFMRILTTDEPVTFEGYVQDEWVRRHGYQHHYGREELLLVWNQLNGLILNALRSSAETDWEKRCFFTDGISMTLEELLEDYIRHARHHLGQISDPKR; translated from the coding sequence ATGAGTAAAAGAATCGAACAGCTGGAGCTCTTGCTGGAGAAGCTTTCAACAACGGTTAACAGTATCGATGAGGCACCATTTCAGAAGAAACCGTTGCCGGAGAAGTGGTCGAAGCTGGAAATCCTCGGACACTTGTGTGATTCCGCAGCCAATAACCATGTGCGGTTTATGAGGATCCTGACCACGGATGAGCCGGTCACATTCGAAGGATACGTACAGGATGAATGGGTGAGACGTCACGGGTATCAGCATCATTATGGGCGTGAGGAGCTTCTCTTGGTGTGGAACCAACTCAACGGGTTAATCCTGAATGCGCTGCGCAGTTCTGCCGAGACGGATTGGGAGAAACGGTGTTTTTTTACGGATGGCATCTCGATGACTCTTGAGGAATTGCTTGAAGATTATATTCGGCATGCGCGTCATCATCTGGGGCAAATCAGCGATCCTAAGCGTTAA